The Oleidesulfovibrio alaskensis DSM 16109 genome has a segment encoding these proteins:
- the hemL gene encoding glutamate-1-semialdehyde 2,1-aminomutase — protein MERSRNLFERAQKLIPGGVNSPVRACLSVDSAPVFVERGQGSKLYSVDGREYIDFVESWGPLLLGHAHPAVNKAIHEAVDKGSSFGAPCEDEIRLAEAVVDAVPSIEMVRMVSSGTEATMSALRLARGYTGRNKLIKFEGCYHGHGDAFLASAGSGVATLSIPGTPGVPDTVVADTLLAPYNNLERVKALFENHGADIAAVIVEPMAGNMGLVRPAAGFLQGLRDLCDRYGALLIFDEVITGFRLSYGGAQQYFGITPDLTTLGKIIGGGMPVGAYGGRREIMERIAPCGDVYQAGTLAGNPVAMAAGIATLAELKKADYPALEKRVDALASEIEAILKAKGVPVTVNRLASMFTIFFTEEPVTDYDSAKKADGTLYTRFYQQMRDQGIYLAPSGFECAMVSLAHTEDDFAAMLAAVRNVTF, from the coding sequence ATGGAACGTTCCAGAAATCTTTTCGAACGCGCCCAGAAACTTATTCCCGGCGGGGTGAACAGCCCCGTGCGCGCCTGTCTGAGCGTAGACAGCGCCCCCGTGTTTGTAGAACGCGGGCAGGGCAGCAAGCTGTACAGCGTTGACGGCAGAGAATACATCGACTTTGTGGAATCGTGGGGGCCGCTGCTGCTGGGCCATGCCCACCCCGCCGTCAACAAGGCCATCCACGAAGCCGTGGACAAGGGGTCGAGTTTCGGCGCACCCTGCGAAGACGAAATCCGCCTTGCAGAAGCCGTGGTGGACGCCGTGCCCAGCATTGAGATGGTACGCATGGTCAGCTCCGGCACAGAAGCCACCATGTCTGCCCTGCGCCTTGCGCGCGGCTACACCGGCCGCAACAAACTGATTAAATTTGAGGGCTGCTACCACGGCCACGGCGATGCTTTTCTGGCCAGCGCAGGTTCCGGAGTGGCAACGCTTTCCATTCCGGGAACCCCCGGCGTGCCCGACACAGTGGTGGCGGACACCCTGCTGGCCCCCTACAACAACCTTGAACGCGTAAAAGCCCTGTTTGAAAACCACGGCGCAGACATCGCCGCAGTCATCGTGGAGCCCATGGCGGGCAATATGGGACTGGTACGGCCCGCCGCCGGTTTTCTGCAGGGATTGCGCGATCTGTGCGACCGCTACGGCGCGCTGCTTATCTTCGACGAGGTCATCACCGGCTTCCGGCTGTCCTACGGCGGGGCACAGCAGTATTTCGGCATCACCCCCGACCTGACCACACTGGGCAAAATCATCGGCGGCGGCATGCCCGTGGGCGCCTATGGCGGCAGACGCGAGATAATGGAGCGCATCGCTCCCTGCGGCGATGTGTATCAGGCCGGCACTCTGGCAGGCAACCCTGTGGCCATGGCCGCAGGTATCGCCACGCTGGCTGAACTGAAAAAAGCCGACTATCCCGCACTGGAAAAACGTGTGGACGCGCTTGCTTCTGAAATAGAAGCCATTCTCAAGGCCAAGGGCGTACCCGTGACAGTCAACCGTCTGGCCTCCATGTTCACCATCTTCTTCACCGAAGAACCGGTGACTGACTATGACAGCGCCAAAAAAGCCGACGGCACGCTCTACACCCGCTTTTACCAGCAGATGCGTGATCAGGGCATCTACCTTGCCCCGTCCGGTTTTGAATGCGCCATGGTGTCGCTGGCCCACACCGAAGACGACTTTGCGGCCATGCTCGCAGCAGTGCGCAACGTCACCTTCTAG
- the ahbB gene encoding siroheme decarboxylase subunit beta has translation MAQTFTDTERAILRIVQKNLPDSATPYADIAEQTGTDEQTVLALLRRMKEEGSIRRFGASLKHQKAGYTHNAMVTWIVDKDTVDEVGRQAAEHRLISHVYYRPSTAPDWPYTLYTMIHGRHENEYLEVIDTLRKETALEEYAVLNSLKELKKTSMTYF, from the coding sequence ATGGCTCAGACTTTTACAGACACCGAGCGCGCCATTCTGCGCATTGTGCAGAAGAACCTGCCGGACAGCGCAACGCCGTATGCCGATATCGCCGAACAGACAGGCACCGACGAGCAGACAGTGCTTGCTCTGCTGCGCCGCATGAAGGAAGAAGGCTCCATCCGCCGTTTCGGCGCCAGCCTTAAGCACCAGAAGGCAGGCTACACGCACAACGCCATGGTAACATGGATTGTCGACAAAGACACCGTGGACGAAGTGGGCAGACAGGCCGCCGAGCACCGGCTCATATCGCATGTCTACTACCGCCCCAGTACCGCGCCGGACTGGCCTTACACGCTGTACACCATGATCCACGGGCGGCACGAAAACGAATATCTTGAAGTGATTGACACCCTGCGCAAAGAAACTGCGCTGGAAGAATATGCTGTATTGAACAGCCTGAAAGAACTGAAAAAAACCTCCATGACCTATTTCTAG
- a CDS encoding NAD(P)H-dependent glycerol-3-phosphate dehydrogenase, whose amino-acid sequence MKIAVAGGGSWGSALAHLLAANACDVTLLVRDAVQARRINADHVNPDYLPDVVLHSSVRATVDDAEALDGAGLLLMAVPCQHFRKVLQRLRPLLPPEPVVVCANKGIEVENLCTVSEVVAQELEGTGHTFAMLSGPSFAAEVMRDMPTAVVLGCRDAATGRRLRHIFSYGLFRTYSSTDVRGVELGGAVKNVIAIAVGLADGLGFGHNARAALITRGLAEMSRLGVAMGARASTFMGLSGMGDLVLTCTGDLSRNRQVGLKLAQGMTLEEVTRSMRMVAEGVKTTEAVHTLAARLQVDLPITSAMYDVLHSGKNPRDAVRELMSRELKEE is encoded by the coding sequence ATGAAAATAGCCGTAGCCGGAGGCGGAAGCTGGGGGAGCGCTCTTGCCCATCTGCTGGCCGCCAATGCCTGTGACGTGACGCTGCTGGTGCGCGATGCCGTACAGGCCCGCCGTATCAATGCCGACCATGTGAATCCCGATTATCTGCCGGATGTGGTGCTGCACAGTTCTGTGCGGGCCACTGTGGATGATGCCGAAGCGCTGGATGGTGCCGGTCTGCTGCTGATGGCCGTGCCGTGCCAGCATTTTCGCAAGGTGCTGCAAAGATTGCGGCCGCTGCTGCCGCCGGAGCCGGTTGTGGTGTGCGCCAACAAGGGCATAGAGGTGGAAAATCTGTGCACGGTTTCAGAGGTTGTGGCGCAGGAGCTGGAAGGCACCGGCCACACTTTTGCCATGCTTTCCGGACCGTCTTTTGCCGCCGAAGTCATGCGCGATATGCCCACCGCGGTGGTGCTGGGCTGCAGGGATGCCGCCACAGGACGCCGGCTGCGTCATATTTTTTCGTACGGGCTGTTCCGCACGTATTCCAGCACGGACGTACGCGGAGTGGAGCTGGGCGGGGCGGTTAAAAACGTCATCGCCATTGCGGTCGGTCTGGCAGACGGGCTGGGGTTCGGCCATAATGCCCGTGCGGCGCTCATCACCCGCGGGCTGGCAGAAATGAGCCGTCTGGGTGTGGCCATGGGCGCGCGGGCTTCCACGTTTATGGGGTTGTCCGGCATGGGCGATCTGGTGCTGACCTGCACCGGAGACCTTTCCCGTAACAGGCAGGTGGGGTTGAAGCTTGCGCAGGGCATGACTCTGGAAGAGGTGACCAGAAGCATGCGCATGGTGGCGGAAGGCGTGAAGACCACCGAGGCCGTGCACACTCTGGCGGCGCGGCTGCAGGTTGATCTGCCCATTACTTCGGCCATGTATGATGTGCTGCACAGCGGTAAAAATCCGCGTGATGCCGTGCGCGAACTGATGAGCAGGGAGCTCAAGGAAGAGTAG
- a CDS encoding AzlD family protein, with the protein MTENTAAFLAVILAAAATYALRLGGLLLAGKLPDTGRARRFMDALPGTILLSIVVPASVSLGPWGWFASACTIACMRLTGNVLAAMLSGVVIMALSRAL; encoded by the coding sequence ATGACGGAAAACACCGCGGCCTTTCTGGCCGTCATACTGGCTGCGGCAGCCACCTACGCCCTGCGCCTCGGTGGGCTGCTGCTGGCAGGCAAACTTCCGGATACCGGCAGGGCGCGCCGGTTCATGGATGCACTGCCGGGCACCATACTGCTGTCCATTGTGGTGCCAGCCTCGGTCAGCCTCGGCCCCTGGGGGTGGTTTGCCTCCGCCTGCACCATCGCCTGCATGCGCCTGACCGGCAATGTGCTGGCAGCCATGCTCAGCGGCGTGGTTATCATGGCGCTCAGCCGCGCGCTGTAA
- a CDS encoding AzlC family ABC transporter permease, whose protein sequence is MQPSSPPSPSSPLPASFSQLQKGFAANLVVAASVAAYGSVFGLLAAQKGIGWGQLLFMNLTIFAGSAQFVMVDMWQPPLPVAEIALAVLVINTRYLLIGASLRQLFAGTTLTHKALVMHLVTDENWAVTLAAASKRPVDTYFMLGGGLCILMAWCAGSLFGNQVGALLGNPERLGLDFAFTAVFTALLCSFWRGGRDLLPWLTAAAVALVVEQAVPGSKWYIPAGGLSGALCAALMPAHAAGKDRKQT, encoded by the coding sequence TTGCAGCCTTCATCCCCGCCATCCCCTTCATCCCCGCTGCCCGCTTCGTTTTCCCAGCTGCAAAAAGGCTTTGCCGCCAACCTCGTCGTGGCGGCCAGCGTAGCCGCTTACGGCAGCGTTTTCGGCCTGCTGGCAGCCCAGAAAGGTATCGGCTGGGGGCAGCTGCTGTTCATGAACCTGACCATCTTTGCCGGGTCTGCACAGTTTGTCATGGTGGATATGTGGCAACCGCCCCTGCCGGTGGCGGAAATAGCGCTGGCGGTTCTGGTGATCAACACACGCTATCTGCTCATCGGGGCATCACTGCGTCAGCTTTTTGCCGGAACCACACTGACCCACAAGGCTCTTGTCATGCATCTGGTCACCGACGAAAACTGGGCCGTCACGCTGGCTGCGGCCTCAAAGCGTCCCGTGGACACATACTTCATGCTCGGCGGCGGCCTGTGCATTCTGATGGCATGGTGTGCCGGTTCGCTGTTCGGCAATCAGGTGGGGGCGTTGCTGGGCAACCCCGAGCGTCTGGGGCTTGATTTCGCGTTTACAGCCGTGTTCACCGCACTGCTGTGCAGCTTCTGGCGGGGCGGCAGAGACCTGCTGCCGTGGCTGACTGCCGCGGCCGTGGCTCTGGTTGTGGAACAGGCTGTTCCCGGCAGCAAATGGTACATACCCGCCGGAGGCCTGAGCGGCGCCCTGTGCGCCGCGCTGATGCCCGCACACGCGGCGGGAAAGGACAGAAAGCAGACATGA
- a CDS encoding secondary thiamine-phosphate synthase enzyme YjbQ codes for MITFHVQTHRREELVDITAHIRRLAGEQGWRHGALLVYCPHTTGAITVNEGADPDVARDITANMNKLVPRHGDYRHAEGNSDAHIKSGMFGCGQMLIVEDGDIMLGTWQKVYFCEFDGPRQRTVWMQFMAGS; via the coding sequence TTGATAACATTCCACGTTCAGACACACCGCCGCGAAGAGCTTGTAGACATCACCGCCCACATCCGCAGACTGGCAGGCGAACAGGGCTGGCGCCATGGGGCGCTGCTTGTATACTGCCCTCACACCACCGGCGCCATAACAGTAAATGAAGGGGCCGATCCGGATGTCGCGCGCGATATCACCGCAAACATGAACAAGCTCGTTCCGCGGCATGGCGACTATCGCCACGCCGAAGGCAATTCCGACGCGCACATCAAATCAGGCATGTTCGGGTGCGGACAGATGCTTATTGTTGAAGACGGTGACATCATGCTGGGAACATGGCAGAAAGTGTATTTCTGCGAATTTGACGGTCCGCGGCAACGCACGGTATGGATGCAGTTCATGGCCGGCAGCTGA
- a CDS encoding ABC transporter substrate-binding protein, producing MPESTARPHFAAARHMMGIAALFAAMLTVFAAFAPQPAAAAGSLVFARASDAVTLDPARAPDLESTKVIANIYEGLVTVAESGTEIVPALARSWESSADGTRWTFHLRHGVVFHDGTPLTAQAVVQSFMRQIDPEHSDFAGDSGVSRFTFRHITAVSAPDDHTVLITLDAPFPPFLHNMSMATASVISPAGGDIPAGTGPFRLHTWEKGRRIVLKAHTEYWRGAPQLDTVVLEVIPKASDRLTALNVGAIDAFDGVTSDIARHASAQSSIQLSSRTGLRIAYLAMNTQKPPFDNPAVRRALNMAVNKIPMQTLIYGNTAVVAHNVIPETVWAYDETLPPYVYDPAAARDMLAQAGYPQGFTATLYFCPRPFYPEGIEALIRNELAAVNVRLDIRYTEWTEHLKATGNAEHDMCIISWGGYNSDPDNFFYPLFHPHNAVTPHAQNRAFYTNPQVSRLIEKAQQETDPGIRKEHYRRIQRLIRNDAPWIPLVYNRELLAHSVDVTGLRLDATGVVRFYGAHVRHD from the coding sequence ATGCCTGAGTCCACAGCGCGTCCTCACTTTGCGGCGGCGCGGCACATGATGGGCATTGCTGCGCTATTTGCGGCAATGCTGACCGTTTTTGCGGCGTTCGCCCCGCAGCCCGCGGCCGCGGCCGGTTCGCTGGTTTTTGCGCGGGCCAGCGATGCCGTGACTCTGGACCCGGCGCGCGCACCGGACCTTGAATCCACCAAGGTCATCGCCAACATATACGAAGGGCTGGTCACCGTGGCAGAAAGCGGCACGGAAATAGTGCCTGCGCTGGCCCGTTCGTGGGAAAGCTCCGCCGACGGTACCCGCTGGACATTCCACCTGCGGCACGGGGTCGTGTTTCACGACGGCACGCCGCTTACCGCACAGGCCGTTGTGCAGTCGTTCATGCGGCAGATCGATCCGGAACATTCTGATTTCGCCGGAGATTCCGGCGTGTCACGGTTCACGTTCCGCCACATCACCGCCGTCAGCGCCCCCGACGACCACACCGTGCTCATAACGCTGGATGCGCCGTTCCCGCCTTTTCTGCACAATATGTCCATGGCCACCGCTTCGGTCATCAGTCCTGCCGGCGGTGATATTCCCGCCGGTACAGGGCCTTTCCGTCTGCATACGTGGGAAAAAGGCAGAAGAATAGTGCTGAAGGCCCACACGGAATACTGGCGGGGCGCCCCTCAGCTGGATACCGTGGTGCTGGAGGTCATACCCAAAGCATCGGACAGGCTTACCGCACTTAACGTCGGCGCCATTGATGCCTTTGACGGAGTGACCAGTGACATAGCCCGCCATGCATCAGCTCAAAGCTCCATACAGCTTTCCAGCCGTACCGGTCTGCGCATAGCCTATCTGGCCATGAACACGCAAAAGCCCCCTTTTGACAATCCGGCAGTGCGCAGAGCTCTGAACATGGCCGTGAATAAAATCCCCATGCAGACTCTGATCTACGGCAACACCGCCGTGGTGGCGCACAACGTCATTCCCGAAACGGTATGGGCCTATGACGAAACCCTGCCCCCCTATGTCTACGATCCCGCGGCCGCGCGTGACATGCTGGCACAGGCCGGTTATCCGCAGGGATTCACCGCCACGCTGTATTTCTGTCCGCGCCCTTTTTACCCCGAAGGAATCGAAGCTCTTATCAGAAATGAACTGGCAGCCGTCAACGTGCGTCTGGATATCCGCTACACCGAATGGACCGAACACCTGAAAGCCACCGGCAACGCGGAGCACGATATGTGCATCATCAGCTGGGGCGGATACAACAGCGATCCCGACAACTTCTTCTACCCGCTGTTCCATCCTCACAATGCCGTGACACCCCATGCCCAGAACAGGGCGTTTTATACCAACCCCCAAGTCAGCCGGCTGATAGAAAAAGCCCAGCAGGAAACAGACCCCGGAATCCGCAAGGAACACTACCGGCGCATACAACGGCTTATCAGAAATGACGCCCCGTGGATTCCGCTGGTCTACAACCGCGAACTGCTGGCGCATTCCGTCGACGTTACCGGTCTGCGCCTGGACGCCACAGGCGTTGTGCGGTTTTACGGCGCCCACGTCCGCCACGACTGA
- the selB gene encoding selenocysteine-specific translation elongation factor, translating into MPVVMGTAGHIDHGKTTLVRALTGIDCDRLGEEKRRGITIELGFAFLDLPDDRRLSIVDVPGHEKFVKNMVAGASGIDFVMLVIAADEGVMPQTREHLEICSLLGIRTGLVALTKVDMVDEEWLGLVQEDVAEFLEGSFLEGAPVFLVSAAAGTGMDALRGHLAQMEKELRPERRSDLFRLPVDRVFTMRGHGTVVTGTMISGSVTLGDEIELIPGGRRTKVRGLQSHGATVEVAPAGRRTAVNLSGLDVDDIRRGDVLALPDTLHPSEVWDVRMTCLSSASTPLKNRTEVHFHHGSRELLARLYFPDRDRLMPGDTCICQVRFPEPVAAVFGDRCVVRSFSPLRTVAGGVVLNPASAMLRRRDARFDEKLALLEELNDADSERRIAIHLELAGDAGCSFSLLRVLTDMESKRLEKTLVKLGSSQQAFVFDKEDRRYVSGGAVERLSSSCVDYLEAYHRREPLRQGLVRGELASGWGRGLHPRLVHFITERLVRTGRLVAEQDLVRLPGHTVSLAADQQGLRETLAAAYRQGATAPPNVKDVLDPLGLTYKEAAGVFKLMLDEGVLIRVKDGLFYDAGAMEQLKAMLEKWFTANEDIGPNEFRELTGLSRKYVIPLLEYFDRERVTMRIGDKRVLRRKTRNDPA; encoded by the coding sequence ATGCCTGTAGTCATGGGTACGGCTGGACATATCGATCATGGCAAGACAACGCTGGTCAGGGCGCTGACGGGTATAGACTGTGACAGGCTGGGAGAAGAGAAACGGCGCGGCATAACCATTGAACTGGGGTTTGCGTTTCTTGACCTGCCGGATGACAGACGCCTGAGTATTGTCGACGTTCCGGGGCACGAAAAATTTGTCAAAAACATGGTGGCCGGAGCATCGGGCATAGATTTTGTCATGCTGGTCATTGCCGCGGATGAAGGGGTGATGCCCCAGACGCGGGAGCATCTTGAAATCTGTTCGCTGCTGGGCATACGCACCGGGCTGGTGGCACTGACCAAAGTGGATATGGTGGACGAAGAGTGGCTGGGGCTGGTGCAGGAGGATGTGGCGGAGTTTCTGGAGGGGAGTTTTCTGGAGGGGGCTCCGGTTTTTCTTGTTTCCGCCGCTGCCGGTACCGGAATGGATGCACTGCGCGGGCATCTGGCGCAGATGGAAAAAGAACTGCGTCCCGAACGGCGTTCCGACCTTTTCCGGCTGCCCGTCGACAGGGTGTTTACCATGCGCGGCCACGGTACGGTGGTTACCGGTACCATGATTTCCGGTTCCGTGACTCTCGGAGACGAGATAGAGCTGATACCCGGCGGCAGGCGTACCAAGGTGCGCGGGTTGCAGAGCCACGGTGCCACGGTGGAGGTTGCCCCCGCGGGCAGGCGTACGGCAGTGAACCTGTCGGGTCTGGACGTGGATGATATCCGCCGGGGCGATGTACTGGCGCTGCCGGACACGCTGCATCCTTCCGAGGTATGGGACGTGCGCATGACCTGTCTTTCTTCTGCCTCCACTCCGCTGAAGAACAGAACAGAAGTGCACTTTCACCATGGTTCACGCGAACTGCTGGCGCGTCTGTATTTTCCGGACAGAGACCGCCTCATGCCGGGCGATACCTGTATCTGTCAGGTGCGTTTTCCCGAACCGGTGGCCGCCGTGTTCGGCGACAGGTGCGTCGTCCGTTCGTTTTCTCCGCTGCGGACAGTGGCCGGGGGCGTGGTGCTGAATCCGGCATCTGCCATGCTGCGCCGCCGCGATGCACGGTTTGACGAAAAGCTGGCGCTGCTGGAAGAGCTGAATGATGCCGACAGCGAACGGCGCATTGCCATTCATCTGGAACTGGCCGGAGACGCCGGTTGCAGTTTCAGCCTGCTGCGTGTGCTGACGGACATGGAATCGAAACGGCTTGAAAAGACGCTGGTCAAACTGGGCAGTTCACAGCAGGCTTTTGTTTTTGATAAAGAAGACCGGCGGTATGTTTCCGGTGGTGCGGTGGAGCGTCTTTCCTCTTCGTGTGTGGACTATCTGGAGGCGTATCATCGCCGCGAACCGCTGCGGCAGGGGCTGGTGCGCGGAGAACTGGCTTCCGGCTGGGGCCGGGGGCTGCATCCCAGACTGGTACACTTTATCACCGAAAGGCTTGTCCGCACCGGCAGGCTGGTGGCCGAGCAGGACCTGGTGCGGCTGCCGGGGCATACCGTGTCGCTGGCGGCCGATCAGCAGGGGCTGCGCGAGACTCTGGCGGCGGCCTATCGTCAGGGGGCCACGGCTCCGCCCAATGTGAAGGATGTGCTGGACCCGCTGGGGCTGACGTATAAAGAAGCCGCCGGTGTGTTCAAGCTGATGCTGGACGAAGGGGTGCTGATACGTGTGAAGGACGGGTTGTTCTACGATGCCGGTGCCATGGAGCAGCTGAAGGCCATGCTGGAAAAATGGTTTACGGCCAATGAAGATATCGGCCCCAATGAATTCCGCGAGCTTACGGGCCTGTCCCGCAAGTACGTCATTCCGCTGCTGGAATATTTTGACAGGGAACGCGTGACCATGCGTATAGGCGATAAGCGTGTGCTGCGCAGAAAGACCCGGAATGATCCTGCATGA
- a CDS encoding GNAT family N-acetyltransferase, with amino-acid sequence MDITVHRTGSNEAIINLFTRTFADSEGEAEGQVIGGLVHDLLTTTAEEDIYCVTATEDGEVVGCIIFTRLTLTDGPVAFLMAPVAVLTGCQGKGTGQMLIKSGLEKLKEHGVELVFTYGDPDFYGKTGFRPVSEDVVRAPLKLTYPEGWLGQSLAGTGIRPVAGRSYCVEAFNKAVYW; translated from the coding sequence ATGGATATTACCGTGCATCGCACCGGAAGCAACGAGGCCATAATCAATCTTTTCACCCGTACGTTTGCAGATTCGGAAGGTGAAGCGGAAGGACAGGTGATAGGCGGGCTGGTGCATGACCTGCTGACGACTACGGCGGAAGAAGATATTTACTGCGTCACCGCAACTGAAGACGGTGAAGTTGTCGGGTGTATCATTTTTACCCGTCTGACATTGACAGACGGCCCCGTGGCATTCCTGATGGCTCCTGTAGCTGTTCTTACCGGCTGTCAGGGAAAAGGCACAGGGCAGATGCTGATAAAAAGCGGCCTTGAAAAATTGAAGGAGCACGGGGTGGAGCTGGTTTTCACATACGGCGATCCTGATTTTTACGGCAAAACCGGTTTCAGACCGGTGAGCGAAGATGTTGTCCGTGCTCCGCTGAAACTGACCTACCCTGAAGGCTGGCTTGGACAGTCTCTTGCCGGTACCGGCATCCGGCCTGTTGCCGGCAGATCATACTGTGTTGAAGCGTTTAACAAAGCAGTTTACTGGTGA
- the rsgA gene encoding ribosome small subunit-dependent GTPase A, which produces MMQAQCDLARLGWGPFFQQQLSIEEWEEALPARVAGLNRHILGLVTENGPVQAAVPGSWYTGGPEDVPTVGDWLLLDRRTSQPVRLLERKSFLHRRAAGREAKIQALAANIDTLFIVTSCNDDFNPSRIERYLTLAMGSGVTPVLVITKADLVADADEFIGRAKAIRQDLDVCVLNALDAGSAAVLENWCGKGQTLALAGSSGVGKSTLVNTLQGEHIQSTGAIREHDARGRHTTTGRSLHMLPSGAVLIDTPGIRELQLADVGQGLASAFDDIEQLAAGCRFNDCTHDHESGCAVQAAVLSGELELRRLENYRKIRAEQQHNALSVAEKRDKARKFGKMCRNAVAMQRKKRLR; this is translated from the coding sequence ATGATGCAGGCGCAATGCGATCTCGCCCGTCTGGGCTGGGGGCCTTTTTTTCAGCAGCAGCTGAGTATTGAAGAGTGGGAGGAGGCTCTGCCCGCGCGCGTGGCGGGGCTGAATCGTCATATACTGGGTCTTGTGACGGAAAACGGTCCGGTTCAGGCGGCTGTGCCGGGCAGCTGGTACACCGGCGGGCCGGAAGACGTGCCCACAGTGGGCGACTGGCTGCTGCTGGACCGCCGGACAAGCCAGCCGGTGCGCCTGCTGGAGCGTAAAAGCTTTCTGCACCGCAGAGCGGCGGGGCGCGAGGCAAAAATTCAGGCGCTGGCAGCCAACATAGATACACTGTTCATAGTTACTTCATGCAACGATGATTTCAATCCTTCGCGCATAGAACGGTATCTTACACTTGCCATGGGATCGGGGGTGACACCGGTTCTTGTTATTACCAAGGCTGATCTGGTTGCTGATGCGGATGAATTCATCGGGCGGGCAAAAGCCATCAGGCAGGATCTGGACGTGTGCGTGCTCAATGCTCTGGATGCCGGTTCTGCGGCCGTTCTGGAAAACTGGTGCGGCAAAGGGCAGACTCTGGCGCTTGCAGGGTCGTCGGGTGTGGGCAAGTCTACGCTGGTCAACACCCTGCAGGGAGAGCATATCCAGTCCACAGGTGCCATACGGGAACACGATGCCAGAGGGCGCCACACTACCACCGGACGCAGTCTGCATATGCTGCCTTCCGGAGCTGTTCTCATTGATACTCCGGGCATCCGCGAGCTGCAGCTTGCCGATGTCGGACAGGGACTGGCATCGGCATTTGACGATATCGAGCAGCTGGCCGCGGGGTGCCGTTTCAATGACTGCACCCACGACCATGAGTCCGGTTGTGCTGTTCAGGCTGCGGTGCTCAGCGGCGAGCTGGAACTGCGCAGGCTTGAAAACTACCGCAAAATAAGGGCGGAGCAGCAGCACAATGCGCTGAGCGTGGCGGAAAAAAGGGACAAGGCCCGGAAGTTCGGCAAGATGTGCCGGAACGCCGTGGCCATGCAGCGGAAAAAACGCCTGCGGTGA